CGCGGGATGCGATCGCCCGCCTTGAGACGCTCGTGTTGATGGCTGGCATGGACCTGCCGCTCAGGGCTATCCGGGAGCAGGTGTCCTCCGCCGTGGACCTGATCGTCCAAGTGACCCGATTCCGGGATGGCAGCCGCCGCGTCACGCACGTGACAGAAGTGCAGGGCATGGAGGGAGACGTCGTCACACTGCAGGACGCATTCCTCTTTGACTATTCTGCTGGCTTGGATGCCCAAGGGCGTTTCCTCGGCAGGGCACTGCCCACGGGTATCCGGCCAAGGTTCCTGGACCGTTTTGCCGAACTTGGTATCACGGTGTCGCCAGCCGTGTTTGGGGTCGCTCCCGTAACTATGGGGAGGCGATAGCCGTGGATACGCCGGCGCTCTTTTTTGCAGCCATCGGACTTTGCGTCGTGGCCCTCATGGTGCTTGTCATCGTCGTCCTGAAGCCCCGGAACGGAAGCATTCCCTTGGAACGCCGACGCCTGGGCACGGCGCCAGACGATTCCGCAGTGGGCCGCGTTTCGCAGTCTGCAGTCCAATTTATGGACACTGCACTCGGCCGCTCGGGTGGGCCCTTCAATCGCGAGGTTCTGTATAACGCCGGTGTCAAGCAAGCACCTGCCGACTTCACCGTGATGGTTGTCGTCGGCACAGTGGTCGTGGGTGTTATCGGTTCCTTCCTCATCAACGTCTTTATCGGCATTCTACTGGCACTCGCCGCACCATTCGTTGCGAAACTGCTGCTGGTGTTCAAGACCGAAAAACGCCGGGGAAAATTTGAGTCGCAGCTAACAGACACCATCCAGATGTTGATTGGTGGCCTCCGTGTCGGCCACAGCATCATGCGGTCATTCGAAGCAGCCGCGCAGGAAGCGCAAGCTCCCACGTCAGAAGATTTAGGCCGGATCGTCAATGAAGTGAGGATCGGCAAGGACGCCCGCCAAGCCATCGATGACTGCGCCGACCGCATGGACAGCGAGGACTTCCGCTGGATTGGCCAGGCCATACAAATCAATCGGGAAGTCGGCGGTGATTTGGCAGAGGTACTGGAGCAAGTCGCCGGCACAATTCGGGAGCGCAGCGAAGTCAAGGGACACGTTCGTTCCCTCAGTGCCGAAGGCAAGATGTCGGCAGTCATTCTCATGGCTCTCCCCGTGGCAGTCGGACTGTTTGTGACAGCCATCAACCCGGGCTACATGAAAGTCTTCGTCCAACATCCCATGGGAATTGCATTGATGGTTGTCAGTGCGATCCTATTCACCGTCGGTGGCTTCTGGATGAGCCGCACCGTAAAGATTAAGTTTTAGGAGGCTGTTCTCATGACTCCCCTGGCCTGGCTGATCATCGCGGTGATCGTCCTCCCCGTCGCCTATTTCGCGTGGTCGTTAGCCACCATCGACCGCAAGTCAGTGGTGGCCATTCAGACTAATCTTGGTTCCGGATTTGCCCAGGGCGTTGGCGTGAATATCCAACGCACCCCGCTTTTATTGGGGTTGGCCCGGAAACTCACACCTGGCAGTTATGAAGCCAAGCTTGATCAATGGCTGGCGGTTGCCGGACGCCCCAAGTCGATGCCCCTGACCAAACTCATCGCCGTCAAACCAGCTCTCGCCTTTGCGGGCGCTCTAGGCGGAGTCTTGCTGGTCACCAGCAACCCGAGCCCCACACTGATCGGCCTTGGGTTGTTCCTGACAATCCTTTTGTACTTCCTTCCGGATCTCCTGATCTATAACACCGGCATCAAGCGCCAAGAAGCCATACAGCTGGAGTTCCCCAACACGTTGGACCAAATGCTCATCTCCGTTGAGGCGGGACTTGGTTTCGAAGCGGCAATGGAACGAGCCTCCTCTTACGGCACGGGACCTTTGGCCATGGAATTGATGCGAACACTCCAAGACATCCAAGTGGGCCGTCCGCGGCAAGAAGCCTACGAGGCTATGGCCGAACGATCCACTGTCCACGACGTCCGTAGCTTCGTCCTTGCAGTGGTCCAGGCCGACAAATATGGCATCGGCATCGCCAACGTCCTCCGTGCACAAGCGAAGCAAGCCCGGGTCAAGCGTCGTCAGAAAGCAGAAGAGAAAGCGATGAAGTTACCCGTCAAGGTACTTTTTCCGTTGATGTTCTGTATCTTCCCGGTGTTGTTCATAGTCCTTCTGGGTCCTGCAGCCATCAAGATCATCCAGATGTTCTCCTGATCTTGACCTCGGGAAATAGACCGGCCGTTCGCGGATCCCAGACCGTGGACGGCCACAACGGCCCCCTTCCGGTACCCAGAGCCGGGAGGGGGTCCTCCAACGTCCGGACCTACTCGCGCCGGGCCCTGGTCAGCTCAGCCCGTGCCAGCAACTGGCTATCCGATGGGTACGCTACTTTTTCCAACACCAACGGGTGCGGTGCGGCCAACACGGACTTCGCATCACGCTTACGTTCCAGAAGCCGCTCATGCAGCCAGCCCGGCTGCTCCAGGCCTTCGCCCACACGCAGGGCCGAGCCCACCAAGGACCTGACCATGTTGTGGCAGAACGCATCCGCCTGAACAGTAGCGACAATGACCCCGTCGCTCTCCCGTTCGAACTCAAACTTCTGCAGTTCGCGGATGGTGGTGGCACCCTCGCGGGGCTTGCAGTAGGAACGGAAATCCTGCAGCCCCAGCAACTGGGAAGCACCTTCATTCATCAGCGCAGCGTTCAATGGCGCCTTGTGCCACAGCGTAATTCCTCGAAGCACCGGATCCCAACGCTCCGCGCCGTCGGCAATGCGGTAACTGTAACGACGCCACAAGGCAGAAAACCGGGCGTCGAATCCTTCAGGCGCCAGACCGGCGTCGTGCACTTCTATGGCACCGGTCAGGTCACCGAGAATGCGGCTGAGGGCTCCGCGAAGGCGACGCAAAAGCGCGACAGCGGGGTCCAGTTCGTGCCCGCGCGGAAGTCCAAGCCACTCGGCTTCCGTCAGATCCAGATGGACCACCTGGCCGCGGGCGTGGACGCCAGCGTCAGTGCGACCAGCAACCGTGACCCGGACCGGACGGCGCACGAGGAGGGCCAGCGCTTCCTCAAGTGCTCCCTGCACTGTGACCAAGCCGGGCTGGAGTGCCCAGCCGTTGAAGGGTCCTCCGTCATAGGAAAGATCCATGCGGACACGCAAAAACCCGCCGCCCCCCAAAGCGGGGGCAGCGGGTTTTCGTTCGTTCATAGACTTAAGTCTACTGTGAAGAATTCAGTGAATTACTTCTTGTCCTCAGCGGCCGGAGCCTCTTCGGTCTCCGCAACTTCAGCGTCAGCAGCCTCGGCCTCAGCGGCCGGAGCCTCTTCGGTCTCAGCAACTTCGGTTTCAGCAGCTTCGGTCTCTACAGCCTCGGTCTCAACAACCTCTTCGTCAGCAGCCGGGGCAGCCTTGGCAGCAGCAGCAGTTGCTTCAGCAACTACGGCCTGCTTTGGGGAAACCGGCTCGAGGACGAGCTCGATGACAGCCATGGGAGCGTTGTCGCCCTTACGGTTGCCGATCTTGGTGATACGGGTGTAGCCACCATCGCGGTTGGCAACGGCGCCGGCGATGTCGGTGAACAGCTCGTGGACGATGCCCTTGTCGCTGATCAGGCCGAGAACGCGGCGGCGGGAAGAGAGGTCGCCACGCTTGGCGAAGGTGACCAAACGCTCTGCGTACGGCTTCAGGCGCTTGGCCTTGGTAACCGTGGTGGTGATGCGCTTGTGCTCAAACAGAGCAGCTGCCAGGTTCGCGAGCATCAGGCGCTCGTGAGCCGGGCCGCCTCCGAGGCGCGGACCCTTAGTGGGGGTAGGCATAATAATTTCTCCTGTTGTGTAAGCCTGTCAGGTCCATTGCTGGACCTGACGGCCAAGATCTGCTTTTTAGAGCTCGTCGTCGCTGAACGCGGCGTCGTCCTCTTCGATGGCTGCGGCGCGGGCTGCGAGATCGAAACCGGGAGGGGAGTCCTTGAGGGACAGACCCAGTTCGACGAGCTTTGCCTTGACCTCGTCAATGGACTTCGCACCGAAGTTACGGATGTCCATCAGGTCAGCCTCGGAGCGGGCAACGAGTTCACCCACGGTGTGGATGCCCTCACGCTTGAGGCAGTTGTAGGAACGGACGGTAAGGTCCAGATCCTCGATCGGCAGAGCCATGTCCGCTGCCAGGGCAGCGTCCGTCGGCGACGGGCCAATCTCGATACCTTCAGCTGCGGTGTTCAGCTCACGAGCCAGACCGAACAGTTCCACCAGGGTGGTGCCTGCAGAAGCAACGGCATCGCGCGGAGCGATTGCCTGCTTGGTCTCGACGTCGACAATGAGCTTGTCGAAGTCGGTGCGCTGCTCAACACGGGTAGCTTCCACGCGGAAGGTTACCTTCATGACCGGCGAGTAGATCGAGTCAACCGGAATACGGCCGATCTCGGAGTCGCCGGACTTGTTCTGAGCTGCCGAAACGTAGCCACGGCCGCGCTCGATGGTCAGTTCGAGTTCGAACTTGCCCTTCGAGTTCAGAGTGGCAATGTGCAGATCCGGGTTGTGGAATTCGACGCCGGCCGGCGGAGCAATGTCCGCGGCGGTGACGACTCCGGGGCCCTGCTTGCGCAGGTAAGCAACAACCGGCTCGTCGTGCTCGGAGGAAACCGAAAGGTTCTTGATGTTCAGGATGATCTCGGTGACATCTTCCTTGACACCCGGAACCGTGGTGAACTCGTGCAGCACGCCATCGATCCGGATGCTGGTTACAGCGGCACCGGGGATGGAGGAGAGCAGGGTACGGCGGAGGGAGTTTCCGAGGGTGTAGCCGAAGCCCGGCTCCAGCGGTTCAATGATGAAACGGGAGCGGTTCTCGGATACAACTTCTTCAGACAGGGTGGGGCGCTGTGCAATGAGCACTTAGGTTTCCTTTCGGCGAGCATCCGCTATATGACGCAACACAGGTGGTGGAAATCGGCTTCGGTTTCCAGCCTGACCAGCCGGGCCATGCTTGTAGATGGTCTAAACCATGTACAGCAGGCCCGGCCGGTCAGACAGGGAATACCTAATTAGACGCGGCGGCGCTTGGGCGGGCGGCAACCGTTGTGGGCGCTGGGGGTGACGTCCTGGATGGAGCCAACCTCAAGGCCAGCAGCCTGAAGCGAACGGATTGCGGTTTCGCGTCCGGATCCCGGACCCTTGACGAATACGTCAACCTTGCGCAGACCGTGCTCCTGAGCGCGCTTTGCAGCAGCTTCAGCAGCCATCTGGGCAGCGAACGGGGTGGACTTACGGGAGCCCTTGAAGCCAACCTCACCGGCGGAAGCCCAGGAGATTACAGCACCGTTCGGGTCCGTGATGGACACGATGGTGTTGTTAAAGGTGCTCTTGATGTGCGCCTGGCCAAGCGCAATGTTCTTCTTATCCTTGCGACGCGGCTTACGAACCGCTCCACGAGTCTTCGGGGGCATTGTTTCTCCTACAGAAAGTTATCGGGGGAAAACCAGGTCAATCCCGAGGGATTAACGTCCGGCCTTCTTCTTGCCGGCGACGGTGCGCTTCGGGCCCTTACGGGTACGAGCGTTGGTCTTCGTACGCTGTCCGCGTACGGGCAGGCCCTTGCGGTGGCGCAGGCCTTCGTAGCTGCCGATCTCAACCTTGCGGCGGATGTCAGCGGCTACCTCGCGGCGAAGGTCACCCTCAACCTTGTAGTTGCCTTCAATGTAGTCACGCAGCTGGACCAGCTCGGCGTCAGTCAGGTCCTTGACGCGAACGTCAGCGCTGATGCCGGTGGCAGCCAGGGTTTCGTGTGCACGGGTCTTGCCCACGCCGTAGATGTAAGTAAGCGCAATTTCCAACCGCTTTTCGCGGGGAATGTCTACGCCAGCGAGACGAGCCATAGTGGCGGTACTCCTTGAATAAACCGGAGGTCGTAGGCAGTACACCCACACGATCCGTGTGGCCCCAGCCTCCGACCGGGGGTACGTTGACCAGGCTCTGTAATGCAGTCCTGGCACAACTTGTGCTGCCTTTATTTACTTGCGTGGGCTAGCAACCCAGGTTTGCCCTTGCGGGCGCTGATTCCCTGAAGGGGAATTAGCCCTGGCGCTGCTTGTGGCGCGGGTTCTCGCAGATCACCATGACCCGGCCGTTACGGCGGATCACTTTGCACTTGTCGCAGATCTGCTTGACGCTCGGCTTGACCTTCATGGCGTTCCTTTGCGTGTTTTGCAGTTGATCTGCTGGAGCGGCTTGGCACTATTGCCTTCGGCCGCCCAGCAATTTACTTGTAGCGGTAGACGATACGACCACGTGTGAGGTCGTATGGGCTTAGCTCCACCACTACGCGGTCCTCGGGGAGGATTCGAATGTAGTGCTGACGCATCTTCCCAGAGATGTGTGCGAGAACGACGTGCTTGTTGGTGAGCTCAACACGAAACATCGCGTTGGGCAGCGCCTCAGTCACAACGCCCTCGATCTCAATGACCCCGTCCTTCTTGGCCATATCCTCCGCTAACTGTTGTTTGCCGCTGTCCTCCGGTAGGCACCGAAAATCCAACGGACGTTTTTTGTTTGCTTGGCCCTCTTGGAACCACGACACTAAAAAGGGCGTGGCTGCACAGACAACCAACAAATAACTCTACGCCAATGGGGCCGGAAAGTTAAATCCGTCCATGGTAGCGCACGTACCGCCGCCCGTCACTCCCCTACGGTCCGGTAAGCAGGGAAGTCTCCCGCCGCCGTCGAGACACTTTCGGCCGACTCAACACCGTCCAGGATCGCCAACCGCACTGCTTCGGCTGCGGCACTTTGGAGCGTAATCAGCGATACTTGCCGTGCCTGCTCGGTACTGCGATCAAGCCCGACGGCGCCAGTCGCCAGGGCGAACACGGTGTCACCGTCCGCCAAAGTATGGGACGGATCCAAGGCCCGCGCCAGGCCGGCATGTCCAGAGCTGGCGGTCCGCTTGCACTCAGCAACATCCAGCGCAGCATTCGTAGCGATGACGACGAGCGTGGTGTTGAGCCCTTCCGTAGAAGCCACTGGGTCTGCGACCCTCTGCGCGCTCGGTCGTGCCTCCCTTAGACGCGCGCTGCCGGGCCCCAGCCCCACCGGCGTCCCGAGCGCGTTCACGACCGCGATCGCGCCAACGATCACCGGGCCGTCAGGAGAGATGCCGTCGAGCGTGATCGAGGATGTACCGACGCCGCCTTTGTACTGCCCGCGCGCAATCACTGCACCCGTGCCAGCACCAACGTTTCCGCGTTCGACGGCGGCATGGTCACCTGAGGCGAACGCTGCGGCGGCTGCCTGGTAGCCCATGTCGGCGTCGGGTCGCGCTTTCACGTCACCACCGCGTCCGAGGTCGAAGATGGCGGCCGCCGGAACAATCGGCACCACGGTCCCGGGAACGGCAAAGCCCCGGCCCTGCTCCTCACACCAGAGTTGGGCACCAGTAGCGGAGGCCAGCCCAAAAGCACTGCCACCCGTCAGCACGATGGCGTCGACCGTGGATACCAATGTTGTCGGATCAAGAGCGTCAGATTCGTGCGTACCAGGACCTCCCCCGCGCACATCCACCGATCCCACGGTTCCCACGGGCGGAAGGACGACGGTCACGCCACTGAGCCACCCGCCGTCGTTCTTCTGAACGTGGCCAATACGGATGCCTGGCACATCGGTGATAGCACTCATGGCACCATTGTCCACCTCGAGGCAACGCCCTGAGCCGGATGCCTGGGCAGGGAGCGTTCAGGTTACGGGATGGGGACAGGCACGACGCCGAGCGGCGCCAACTTCTCCGCGCCTCCGTCCGGGGCAGACAAGACCCAGATGCCCTTTTCGTGCACAGCCACGGAGTGCTCCCACTGGCAGGAGCGCTTGCCGTCGGTGGTGACAACGGTCCAGTCGTCGTCCAAGGTGGCAGTCTCGATGCCACCGCGCACCAACATGGGTTCGATCGCGAGGCACAGCCCCGGGCGGATCTTCGGGCCGCGGTGATTGGTGCGGTAATTCAGGACGTCCGGGGCCATGTGCATTTCCGAACCGATGCCGTGGCCCACGTAATCCTCCAGGATGCCCAGCGGCTTACCGGGGACGGAAGAAACGTAGTCATCAATGGCGTTGCCGATATCGCCCACGAACTTGCCCTTGGCCAGCGCAGCAATCCCTCGCCACATGGCGGCCTCGGTGACATCCGAGAGCCGCTGGTCCTCAGGGTCTGCCGTGCCAACGATGACAGTGCGGGCGGAGTCCGAGTGCCATCCGTCAACGATGCAGCCGCCGTCGATGGAAATAATGTCACCATCGTGGAGGACGCGCTTTCCGGGGATGCCGTGGACGACTTCCTCGTTGACGGACGTGCAGATGGTGGCGGGGAAGCCGTGGTAACCAAGGAAGTTGGACTTAGCGCCGGCGTCATTCAGGACGGCAGCAAATACCTCGTCGAGGTCCTTGGTGGTGACGCCTGCCTTGGCCGCCGCAACGGCAGCGTCAAGGGCACGGCTGAGGACCAAACCGGCCTCGTGCATCTTGCGCATTTGCTCGTTGGTTTTGTACTCGATGCGGGGCTGACCGAACGCCATGTTCTCCTCTGGATGTTTGCTGTAGGGGCCGATCAGGCCCCGTGCTCCAACCATTTTCCCGCATCGGAGAGCGTGGTCGAAATTGGTTCGATTCCCAGCTCGTCGCGGAGTCGGTCCAAACGGTAAGTTCTGTCCCGTCCGAGCTGGCTGACCGCATAGCGCGTGAGGCGTGGTGCCCGTCCGGAAACGAGGGCAGCGGCTTCGGAAATACCGGCAAGAACCATGGCAGCGGGCTCGGGGACGTACCTGATGCCGACTCCGGCATGGCCAGTGACAGCAAGCACCTGCCTGAGCACGGTCCCGAGCTCCACAGGCTCCGCGTCCGCCACGTTGATAGCCCCGCGGGCATCGGACTGGCAAGCTGCCAGCGCTGCCTTTGTCAGGTTGTCCACGTGCGTGAGTTGATGACGAATACCGGCATGGCCAACGGTGAGAAGCCGTCCGTGGCGGACATTGCTGATCAGGCGCGGCAGCAGCGTCCGGTCCCCCGGTCCGTAAACTCCGTGGGGCCGAAGAACCACGGCATTGCGATGCCGTCGGGTCTCCACGTCGGCGAGCGCTTTACTCCTTGCGTAGGCGTTGAGGTGGCGCACAGCCACGTCTTCTTCGCCGCGGTTGGTGCAGGGCTCCCACCACGGGTAGACGCTGGAACTGGAAATGTGCACCAGTCGTGTTGTTGCATAGGCCTCAGCGACGGCACGGGTTCCCAGCACATTCGTTCGGTGGAACGTCCGGGCGTCGCCCCAGTCCGCCACATGGGCGGCTGCGTGGATCACGGCGTCCACACCCGGTACACGGGCAGATGGTACGCCGGTCAGATCCCAATACGTCAGCCCGGGGCCTTGGCGCCGTGCGAAACGAACAACTTCCCAGCCTTGGGCCTCAGCGGCGGCGGCGACTGCTCCCCCAATGAAGCCTGTTGCCCCGGTAACCGCGATTTTCACCGTGCGCCGGCTTTGTCAGCGGACATGCGGGCAAATTCGCATCGAAGTGCTTCCCGATCCGGCTTTTTGTGGCGTCCGCTGTGGGGGATGGCATCCAGGATTTCGATGTGATTGGGGAGAGCGGATTCGTCAATCATCGCCGGGAGGACCTTGGTTAGCTTTGCTTTCAGCTGCCTCCCCAGTGTCTCTGACAGCCCCTGCGCAGGCACGACCGCCAGCCACACAGCTTCATCACCGATCCCGTCCGGAACCCCCACCATCACGGCCTGCTGAACTCCGGGCACAGAAGCGATCAGCGGCTCATACAGTGCAGGGTAGATGTTGGTCTTGCCCCGGATGATCATGTCCTTCTTACGCCCAATCATCACCAATCGTGCGGGACCCGTTCCGGGGCCTCCCGCGCCGTGGTCCAGCCGCACCAGGTCTCCGGTGGCGTGTTCAATCATGGCTTCCTCGCCCAGATATCCGTGGCACATGTTCGCTCCGCGGGCGTACAGTTCGTGGTCCTCCCCCACCCGGATCCCGACGGCGGGTAGCGGCTCTCCGAGGAAATCGCCTTCGCCGCTCCCATCCGGCGACGTGAATTCGGCTTCAGCGCCGGATGCAAAGGCCAGCTTCTCCCTACCATCAGCGACGGCGATTGGCAGCAACTCCGTCATACCGTAGATGAGTTTGAACTCGACGCCGGGAAGCAGCGCCGTTGCCCGTTTCAGGAACGGAGCCAGAACCGGCGCGGCTCCAAGCATCACGGTCCGCAGTGTTCCGGGGAGCCTGACGCTGCCGTCCTCGACCGCATCCAGGATGGGCGCCAACTGGGACGGCACGAGGAAAAGGTGCGTCGCGCCGTC
This genomic stretch from Micrococcaceae bacterium Sec5.1 harbors:
- the rplQ gene encoding 50S ribosomal protein L17 — translated: MPTPTKGPRLGGGPAHERLMLANLAAALFEHKRITTTVTKAKRLKPYAERLVTFAKRGDLSSRRRVLGLISDKGIVHELFTDIAGAVANRDGGYTRITKIGNRKGDNAPMAVIELVLEPVSPKQAVVAEATAAAAKAAPAADEEVVETEAVETEAAETEVAETEEAPAAEAEAADAEVAETEEAPAAEDKK
- the infA gene encoding translation initiation factor IF-1, whose amino-acid sequence is MAKKDGVIEIEGVVTEALPNAMFRVELTNKHVVLAHISGKMRQHYIRILPEDRVVVELSPYDLTRGRIVYRYK
- a CDS encoding type II secretion system F family protein, coding for MTPLAWLIIAVIVLPVAYFAWSLATIDRKSVVAIQTNLGSGFAQGVGVNIQRTPLLLGLARKLTPGSYEAKLDQWLAVAGRPKSMPLTKLIAVKPALAFAGALGGVLLVTSNPSPTLIGLGLFLTILLYFLPDLLIYNTGIKRQEAIQLEFPNTLDQMLISVEAGLGFEAAMERASSYGTGPLAMELMRTLQDIQVGRPRQEAYEAMAERSTVHDVRSFVLAVVQADKYGIGIANVLRAQAKQARVKRRQKAEEKAMKLPVKVLFPLMFCIFPVLFIVLLGPAAIKIIQMFS
- the map gene encoding type I methionyl aminopeptidase; this encodes MAFGQPRIEYKTNEQMRKMHEAGLVLSRALDAAVAAAKAGVTTKDLDEVFAAVLNDAGAKSNFLGYHGFPATICTSVNEEVVHGIPGKRVLHDGDIISIDGGCIVDGWHSDSARTVIVGTADPEDQRLSDVTEAAMWRGIAALAKGKFVGDIGNAIDDYVSSVPGKPLGILEDYVGHGIGSEMHMAPDVLNYRTNHRGPKIRPGLCLAIEPMLVRGGIETATLDDDWTVVTTDGKRSCQWEHSVAVHEKGIWVLSAPDGGAEKLAPLGVVPVPIP
- a CDS encoding type II secretion system F family protein; the protein is MDTALGRSGGPFNREVLYNAGVKQAPADFTVMVVVGTVVVGVIGSFLINVFIGILLALAAPFVAKLLLVFKTEKRRGKFESQLTDTIQMLIGGLRVGHSIMRSFEAAAQEAQAPTSEDLGRIVNEVRIGKDARQAIDDCADRMDSEDFRWIGQAIQINREVGGDLAEVLEQVAGTIRERSEVKGHVRSLSAEGKMSAVILMALPVAVGLFVTAINPGYMKVFVQHPMGIALMVVSAILFTVGGFWMSRTVKIKF
- a CDS encoding NAD-dependent epimerase/dehydratase family protein, with the translated sequence MKIAVTGATGFIGGAVAAAAEAQGWEVVRFARRQGPGLTYWDLTGVPSARVPGVDAVIHAAAHVADWGDARTFHRTNVLGTRAVAEAYATTRLVHISSSSVYPWWEPCTNRGEEDVAVRHLNAYARSKALADVETRRHRNAVVLRPHGVYGPGDRTLLPRLISNVRHGRLLTVGHAGIRHQLTHVDNLTKAALAACQSDARGAINVADAEPVELGTVLRQVLAVTGHAGVGIRYVPEPAAMVLAGISEAAALVSGRAPRLTRYAVSQLGRDRTYRLDRLRDELGIEPISTTLSDAGKWLEHGA
- the rpmJ gene encoding 50S ribosomal protein L36, coding for MKVKPSVKQICDKCKVIRRNGRVMVICENPRHKQRQG
- a CDS encoding DNA-directed RNA polymerase subunit alpha, with translation MLIAQRPTLSEEVVSENRSRFIIEPLEPGFGYTLGNSLRRTLLSSIPGAAVTSIRIDGVLHEFTTVPGVKEDVTEIILNIKNLSVSSEHDEPVVAYLRKQGPGVVTAADIAPPAGVEFHNPDLHIATLNSKGKFELELTIERGRGYVSAAQNKSGDSEIGRIPVDSIYSPVMKVTFRVEATRVEQRTDFDKLIVDVETKQAIAPRDAVASAGTTLVELFGLARELNTAAEGIEIGPSPTDAALAADMALPIEDLDLTVRSYNCLKREGIHTVGELVARSEADLMDIRNFGAKSIDEVKAKLVELGLSLKDSPPGFDLAARAAAIEEDDAAFSDDEL
- the rpsK gene encoding 30S ribosomal protein S11, translating into MPPKTRGAVRKPRRKDKKNIALGQAHIKSTFNNTIVSITDPNGAVISWASAGEVGFKGSRKSTPFAAQMAAEAAAKRAQEHGLRKVDVFVKGPGSGRETAIRSLQAAGLEVGSIQDVTPSAHNGCRPPKRRRV
- the rpsM gene encoding 30S ribosomal protein S13 → MARLAGVDIPREKRLEIALTYIYGVGKTRAHETLAATGISADVRVKDLTDAELVQLRDYIEGNYKVEGDLRREVAADIRRKVEIGSYEGLRHRKGLPVRGQRTKTNARTRKGPKRTVAGKKKAGR
- a CDS encoding P1 family peptidase; protein product: MSAITDVPGIRIGHVQKNDGGWLSGVTVVLPPVGTVGSVDVRGGGPGTHESDALDPTTLVSTVDAIVLTGGSAFGLASATGAQLWCEEQGRGFAVPGTVVPIVPAAAIFDLGRGGDVKARPDADMGYQAAAAAFASGDHAAVERGNVGAGTGAVIARGQYKGGVGTSSITLDGISPDGPVIVGAIAVVNALGTPVGLGPGSARLREARPSAQRVADPVASTEGLNTTLVVIATNAALDVAECKRTASSGHAGLARALDPSHTLADGDTVFALATGAVGLDRSTEQARQVSLITLQSAAAEAVRLAILDGVESAESVSTAAGDFPAYRTVGE
- the truA gene encoding tRNA pseudouridine(38-40) synthase TruA, with protein sequence MNERKPAAPALGGGGFLRVRMDLSYDGGPFNGWALQPGLVTVQGALEEALALLVRRPVRVTVAGRTDAGVHARGQVVHLDLTEAEWLGLPRGHELDPAVALLRRLRGALSRILGDLTGAIEVHDAGLAPEGFDARFSALWRRYSYRIADGAERWDPVLRGITLWHKAPLNAALMNEGASQLLGLQDFRSYCKPREGATTIRELQKFEFERESDGVIVATVQADAFCHNMVRSLVGSALRVGEGLEQPGWLHERLLERKRDAKSVLAAPHPLVLEKVAYPSDSQLLARAELTRARRE